The following proteins come from a genomic window of Falco cherrug isolate bFalChe1 chromosome Z, bFalChe1.pri, whole genome shotgun sequence:
- the ISCA1 gene encoding iron-sulfur cluster assembly 1 homolog, mitochondrial has product MASSVVRATVRAVSKRKIQATRAALTLTPSAVQKIKQLLKDKPEHVGMKVGVRTRGCNGLSYTLEYTKSKGDSDEEVVQDGVRVFIEKKAQLTLLGTEMDYVEDKLSSEFVFNNPNIKGTCGCGESFNI; this is encoded by the exons ATGGCCTCGTCCGTGGTGAGGGCCACCGTGCGCGCCGTCAGCAAGCGGAAGATCCAGGCTACGCGCGCCGCCCTCACCCTG accCCATCAGCTGTTCAGAAGATAAAACAGCTTCTTAAAGATAAACCTGAGCAT gtaggcATGAAAGTGGGTGTTCGTACGAGAGGATGCAATGGACTTTCTTACACGTTAGAATATACAAAATCGAAAGGAGACTCTGATGAAGAAGTGGTTCAAGATG GGGTTAGAGTGTTTATTGAGAAGAAGGCACAGCTGACGCTTTTAGGAACTGAAATGGACTATGTAGAAGACAAACTGTCCAGTGAATTTGTCTTCAATAATCCAAACATCAAAGGAACATGTGGCTGCGGAGAAAGCTTTAACATCTGA